A window of Chloracidobacterium sp. N contains these coding sequences:
- the yhbH gene encoding sporulation protein YhbH has translation MAIQQHDWSLQRKGVIDQERHKERVKEAIRKNLGSIVSNEAIILSDGRKTVKVPIRSLDEYKFRFDRHKQKHVAQGDGDSKVGDVVAREGQSGSGPGKGGTGPAGSDAGQEYYEAEVNIDDIAALIFEDLELPFLEERANKALPARTTRFTEIRRTGAFSNLDKRRSIIENLKRNAVEKGRAQVGGFKKEDLRFKSWEEDVRFESNAVVLALMDVSGSMGEFKKYIARSFYFWMVRFLRTKYDNVEIVFISHHTEAKEVTEEQFFTQGESGGTVVSSAYKLALDIIDKRYSPKDWNIYPFHFSDGDNYYSDNEEAVRLADRLITTCNLFGYGEIGDEGASSYRRSSGALLSIFKEHLKHQKRFIGVRIDSKEDVYPALKEFFGARNIKV, from the coding sequence ATGGCAATTCAGCAGCATGACTGGAGCCTTCAGCGCAAGGGCGTCATTGATCAGGAGCGCCACAAGGAGCGCGTCAAAGAAGCCATCCGTAAAAACCTCGGCTCGATTGTCTCCAACGAGGCCATCATCCTTTCGGATGGCCGCAAGACGGTCAAGGTGCCCATTCGGTCGCTGGATGAGTACAAATTCCGCTTCGACCGCCACAAGCAGAAGCACGTCGCCCAGGGCGATGGCGACTCGAAGGTGGGCGATGTGGTGGCGCGGGAAGGCCAGTCCGGCAGTGGGCCCGGTAAGGGCGGCACGGGCCCGGCCGGCAGTGATGCCGGGCAGGAATACTACGAAGCGGAGGTCAACATTGATGACATCGCGGCGCTCATTTTTGAGGACCTGGAACTACCGTTTCTCGAAGAGCGTGCCAACAAGGCCCTACCGGCCCGCACCACCCGCTTCACGGAAATCCGCCGCACCGGAGCGTTTTCCAACCTCGACAAGCGCCGCTCGATCATCGAGAACCTCAAACGCAATGCCGTCGAGAAAGGGCGCGCCCAGGTGGGCGGCTTCAAAAAAGAGGACCTGCGCTTCAAGAGCTGGGAGGAAGATGTCCGCTTCGAGTCCAATGCCGTCGTGCTGGCGCTGATGGATGTCTCCGGCTCGATGGGCGAGTTCAAGAAATACATTGCCCGCAGCTTCTATTTCTGGATGGTGCGCTTCCTGCGGACCAAGTACGACAACGTCGAAATCGTCTTCATCAGCCATCACACCGAGGCCAAGGAAGTCACCGAGGAGCAGTTCTTCACCCAAGGGGAATCCGGTGGCACGGTGGTGTCCAGCGCCTACAAACTGGCGCTCGACATCATTGACAAACGCTACTCCCCGAAGGACTGGAACATCTATCCCTTTCACTTCTCGGATGGTGACAACTACTATAGTGACAACGAGGAAGCCGTCCGGCTCGCCGACAGGCTCATCACGACCTGCAATCTCTTTGGGTATGGCGAAATCGGGGATGAGGGCGCATCAAGCTACCGGCGTTCGTCGGGGGCGCTGCTTTCGATCTTCAAGGAACATCTCAAGCACCAGAAACGCTTCATTGGTGTGCGCATTGACAGCAAGGAAGACGTGTATCCGGCGCTTAAGGAGTTTTTTGGCGCGCGCAACATCAAGGTTTGA
- a CDS encoding type IV pilus twitching motility protein PilT, giving the protein MSYFDLPPIIERMLAVDDKISDLNFSVGRPPQVELNGKLVPVDIKGLRNLTPYQTEIIAMALMAGNNDAAEKLVQTGSVDLSYSLPSRTRFRVNIFSQRGTYSIVMRVIPTEVPTIESLGLPPQLGEISHLKNGIVLLTGPTGSGKSSTLAAILRKINEEKFYHIVTIEDPIEFLHTHKNCTINQRELGSDTPSFALALRAALRQAPKVILVGEMRDLETTEIALEAAETGHLVFSTLHTTDASKTVDRIIGIFPKNEEHVIRVRLAQAFRYIITQRLIPRADGKGRVAAVEILKSTPRTREYIEKGESEGKSLLDAMEDGSLDGMQHFDQVIERMIRQGVITQEDGLAFATNQNNLLLRLSGLGSSSDFAGAGGSEINRMQKDQGLRNPTMGGMRPVTPPVRSTTETPRPSMLDIIER; this is encoded by the coding sequence ATGAGTTACTTTGACTTGCCACCGATCATCGAACGCATGCTGGCGGTCGATGACAAAATCAGTGACCTGAACTTTTCTGTCGGGCGTCCGCCACAAGTCGAACTCAACGGCAAGCTCGTTCCGGTGGACATCAAGGGGCTGCGCAACCTGACCCCCTACCAGACCGAAATCATCGCCATGGCGCTGATGGCCGGGAACAACGACGCGGCAGAGAAGCTGGTGCAGACGGGGTCGGTGGACCTGTCCTACAGTCTGCCTTCCCGGACGCGCTTCCGCGTCAACATCTTCTCGCAGCGTGGGACGTATTCCATCGTCATGCGCGTCATTCCGACGGAAGTGCCCACGATTGAGTCGCTGGGGCTGCCGCCGCAGTTGGGCGAGATTTCCCACCTCAAAAACGGGATCGTGCTGCTGACCGGGCCGACCGGAAGCGGCAAGTCTTCGACGCTGGCGGCGATTCTGCGCAAGATCAATGAGGAAAAGTTCTACCACATCGTCACCATTGAAGACCCCATTGAGTTTCTGCATACCCACAAAAACTGCACCATCAATCAGCGTGAACTCGGCAGTGACACGCCAAGTTTTGCGCTGGCACTGCGGGCGGCGCTCCGGCAGGCGCCGAAAGTCATCCTCGTCGGTGAAATGCGCGACCTGGAGACGACCGAAATTGCGCTGGAAGCCGCCGAGACGGGCCACCTGGTGTTTTCCACCCTGCACACCACGGACGCTTCCAAGACGGTGGACCGCATCATCGGTATCTTCCCGAAGAACGAAGAACACGTCATTCGCGTGCGACTGGCGCAGGCCTTCCGTTACATCATCACCCAACGCCTGATTCCACGGGCGGATGGCAAAGGGCGCGTCGCCGCGGTGGAAATCCTCAAGTCCACGCCCCGTACCCGTGAGTACATCGAAAAGGGCGAGAGTGAAGGAAAGTCGCTGCTGGATGCCATGGAAGACGGTTCACTCGACGGCATGCAGCATTTCGATCAGGTGATTGAGCGGATGATCCGGCAGGGCGTCATCACCCAGGAAGACGGACTGGCCTTTGCCACGAACCAGAACAACCTCCTGCTGCGCCTTTCCGGCCTTGGCTCTTCCAGCGACTTTGCCGGCGCCGGGGGCAGTGAAATCAACCGCATGCAGAAGGACCAGGGGCTACGCAATCCGACCATGGGCGGCATGCGCCCGGTCACGCCGCCGGTGCGCAGCACGACCGAGACGCCGCGCCCCTCCATGCTCGACATCATCGAACGGTGA
- a CDS encoding Gfo/Idh/MocA family protein produces the protein MSQATFHIAVIGCGHWGPNHIRTFSAFPEARVVAAADVSRQNLERVGRAYPGLALFEDYRRMLAETDIHAVVISTPTNTHHAIVRDALLADKHVLVEKPLCRTAEEGEELVTLATERNRLLMVGQVFLFNRGILKLKEYLQFGDLGRIYTMVSTRTNLGPIRKDVNAVYDLASHDIAIFDFLTGATPIEVSASGAAYLQPGIEDLAFITLRYPNDLLAHVHVSWLNPRKVREITVVGDRKMLVWDDLATIGPLCIYDKGVIREPYYEDYGQFQLLAREGDISIPRIQLEEPLKAQARYFLDGLRRGSLTVSDGKSGLAVVRTLEAIQASLAQRGAPIVISRTKPA, from the coding sequence ATGAGCCAAGCCACCTTTCATATCGCCGTCATTGGGTGTGGTCACTGGGGGCCGAACCACATCCGCACATTTTCGGCTTTTCCCGAAGCCAGGGTTGTGGCGGCCGCGGATGTCAGCCGCCAGAACCTGGAGCGGGTGGGTCGGGCCTATCCGGGCCTCGCCCTGTTTGAAGACTACCGCCGGATGCTCGCCGAAACCGACATTCACGCCGTTGTCATCTCCACGCCGACGAACACGCACCATGCCATCGTCCGGGATGCGCTGCTGGCCGACAAGCACGTTCTGGTCGAAAAGCCGCTCTGTCGCACGGCGGAAGAAGGGGAGGAACTCGTCACCCTGGCAACCGAACGGAACCGGTTGCTGATGGTCGGGCAGGTCTTCCTGTTCAACCGTGGGATTCTCAAGCTCAAGGAATACCTGCAATTCGGCGATCTGGGGCGGATTTACACCATGGTTTCGACCCGTACGAACCTGGGGCCGATTCGCAAGGATGTCAATGCCGTCTATGACCTGGCTTCCCACGACATTGCCATTTTCGACTTTCTGACCGGCGCCACGCCAATCGAAGTTTCGGCTTCGGGCGCGGCCTATCTCCAGCCCGGCATCGAAGACCTGGCGTTCATCACCCTGCGCTATCCCAATGACCTGCTGGCGCATGTCCATGTGTCGTGGCTCAACCCGCGCAAGGTGCGTGAGATTACTGTCGTGGGCGACCGGAAGATGCTCGTCTGGGATGACCTCGCCACCATCGGGCCGCTCTGCATTTACGACAAAGGGGTGATCCGCGAGCCGTACTATGAAGATTACGGGCAATTCCAACTGCTTGCCCGTGAAGGTGACATCTCCATTCCGCGCATTCAGCTTGAAGAACCGCTCAAGGCGCAGGCGCGCTACTTCCTCGACGGGCTGCGGCGCGGCAGTCTGACGGTTTCCGACGGGAAAAGCGGGCTGGCGGTCGTTCGTACCCTTGAAGCCATTCAGGCTTCACTTGCCCAGCGTGGCGCCCCCATAGTCATCAGCCGGACAAAGCCGGCGTGA
- a CDS encoding STAS domain-containing protein: MKSSENDSGAGRPLARRPTRYRLEKKVNGICVLEVVGRLAPSTAQEELTTRVDDLIASGHANFLIDLRGVSYISSTGVGSLIECYHHAERAGGKLKLLNPSQAVRQILTVSKLDSVFDIWTDEEAAIRSFGTTGTETAHPEEDDPPTLVPEAVKRPSATTSAPATAAASASKASPAAPETPEVKPAPAAPQPRIVKAADAPPLKKSRSRRAKPSSP; the protein is encoded by the coding sequence ATGAAATCTTCTGAAAATGACAGCGGAGCAGGACGCCCGCTTGCCCGGCGTCCGACACGCTACCGTCTGGAAAAAAAGGTCAACGGTATCTGTGTCCTGGAAGTCGTGGGACGCCTGGCTCCCAGTACGGCACAGGAAGAGTTGACAACGCGCGTGGACGACCTCATTGCCTCCGGCCACGCCAACTTTCTCATTGACCTGCGCGGTGTGAGCTACATCAGCAGCACCGGTGTCGGGTCACTCATCGAGTGCTATCACCACGCGGAACGTGCTGGTGGCAAGCTCAAACTGCTCAATCCCTCGCAGGCCGTGCGGCAAATCCTCACCGTGTCAAAGCTGGACAGTGTGTTCGACATCTGGACCGACGAGGAAGCCGCCATCCGCAGCTTTGGAACAACTGGCACTGAGACTGCGCACCCGGAGGAAGACGACCCGCCGACGCTTGTCCCTGAAGCTGTCAAACGTCCTTCTGCTACCACTTCCGCGCCAGCGACGGCAGCCGCTTCCGCCTCCAAGGCGTCTCCCGCAGCACCGGAGACGCCAGAGGTCAAACCGGCACCGGCGGCTCCCCAACCACGGATTGTCAAGGCCGCCGATGCCCCCCCGCTGAAGAAAAGCCGCTCACGGCGCGCCAAGCCTTCTTCTCCCTAG
- the rpmG gene encoding 50S ribosomal protein L33, translating into MAKASKRINIKLQSSASSHCYYTEKNKQNTNERLVLKKYDPKVRRHVEYKEAK; encoded by the coding sequence ATGGCAAAGGCAAGCAAGCGCATCAACATCAAGTTGCAGAGTTCGGCCAGTTCACATTGCTACTACACGGAAAAAAACAAGCAAAACACCAATGAGCGTCTCGTGCTGAAAAAGTATGACCCCAAAGTGCGGCGGCACGTGGAATACAAAGAGGCCAAGTAG
- a CDS encoding DMT family transporter yields the protein MAAMTLHRWALLGLIVANAIWGSTFVVAQDVTNPAHPGSLAPMRYIMVRFGLAVGLMLLVWGWRLRRLSFQTLIHGLWLGVFLGLGYVLQAQGLAWSGSPSKAAFITGSSVLLVPLFGAWFGKQRPTAANLLGLGVAFIGFTLLCFPDEASRGWRWSDAVSFGCTVPFAVHIVLMERYAGQSDVDSLNIVQLGVSVLVAVAGWLAVAGWVQLALPLPDVLTPELRPLSMTAYQVGELLYLVMFGTILCYRLQTWAQRHVSATQTALTLTLEPVFASLIAFLAGVERLGSRELVGGLLTIAGVVISEVLAVTKKT from the coding sequence ATGGCGGCCATGACGCTGCACCGCTGGGCGCTGCTGGGGCTGATCGTGGCGAATGCGATCTGGGGCAGCACGTTTGTCGTGGCACAGGATGTCACCAATCCGGCGCATCCCGGCAGTCTCGCGCCCATGCGCTACATCATGGTGCGGTTCGGGCTGGCCGTGGGGCTGATGTTGCTGGTGTGGGGCTGGCGATTGCGGCGGCTGTCCTTTCAGACCCTGATCCATGGGCTATGGCTCGGCGTTTTTCTGGGGCTGGGCTACGTCCTGCAGGCGCAGGGGCTGGCCTGGAGCGGTAGTCCCTCCAAAGCGGCATTTATCACCGGGTCAAGTGTGTTGCTCGTTCCGCTGTTTGGGGCCTGGTTTGGAAAGCAGCGGCCGACGGCGGCCAATCTGCTGGGCCTCGGTGTGGCCTTCATCGGGTTTACCCTGCTGTGCTTTCCCGATGAGGCATCCCGTGGCTGGCGCTGGAGTGATGCCGTATCGTTCGGGTGCACCGTCCCGTTTGCTGTGCACATCGTCCTGATGGAGCGTTATGCCGGGCAGTCGGATGTGGACAGTCTCAACATCGTGCAACTTGGCGTCTCCGTGCTCGTGGCCGTGGCCGGCTGGCTGGCGGTGGCCGGCTGGGTGCAGCTTGCCCTGCCGCTGCCGGATGTACTGACCCCGGAACTGCGGCCGTTGTCCATGACGGCCTACCAGGTGGGGGAGCTGCTCTATCTGGTGATGTTTGGCACGATTCTCTGCTATCGCCTGCAAACCTGGGCGCAGCGGCATGTTTCCGCAACACAGACGGCCCTGACGTTGACGCTCGAACCGGTGTTTGCCTCACTCATCGCGTTTCTGGCCGGCGTTGAACGGCTTGGCAGCCGTGAGCTGGTGGGCGGCCTGCTGACCATTGCCGGGGTCGTGATTTCCGAAGTGCTGGCTGTGACCAAAAAGACTTGA
- the nrdR gene encoding transcriptional regulator NrdR: protein MKCPYCGNLEDKVVDSRESREGDVIRRRRECLKCERRFTSYERIDEIPYMVIKKDGRREPFDRQKVLAGLARACEKRPVPAAKLEAIVNAVEKYVQESRDRERSTQKIGELIMRRLKDLDKVAYVRFASVYLEFKDVTEFMSELKSLVKTTPPASRRRRGANGISA from the coding sequence GTGAAGTGTCCATACTGTGGCAACCTTGAAGACAAGGTTGTGGACTCCCGCGAAAGCCGCGAAGGCGACGTCATCCGTCGCCGCCGTGAATGCCTGAAATGTGAACGCCGGTTCACATCCTATGAGCGGATTGACGAAATCCCCTACATGGTCATCAAGAAAGACGGCCGGCGGGAACCCTTTGACCGGCAGAAGGTGCTGGCCGGGTTGGCACGGGCCTGCGAAAAGCGTCCCGTGCCGGCCGCCAAGCTGGAAGCCATCGTCAATGCCGTCGAGAAATACGTTCAGGAATCGCGCGACCGGGAGCGGTCAACACAGAAGATTGGCGAACTCATCATGCGCCGGCTCAAGGATTTGGACAAAGTGGCCTATGTCCGCTTCGCCTCGGTGTATCTGGAGTTCAAGGATGTGACGGAGTTTATGTCCGAGTTGAAATCACTTGTGAAGACCACCCCGCCAGCGTCCCGCCGGAGACGTGGCGCGAACGGGATTTCAGCCTGA
- a CDS encoding LIC_10190 family membrane protein has product MLLTLAIWIIMIVLAGVIGRICLSGVVFSSTSEPFTISLWFGVGVLSNLWLSTAFLLPLTPWVAALTAGILLLALQRMRPAHPLLPEWGKWRWSAAAGLLSLALLAAAAVAVAPVILVDTGIYHYPAMRWLAEYGVVKGTALLDVQLGYASPWFALFAPCVHGGLKTRAAGLAGGFALALWLVGAGLAGWRLYRGTGRPGDWFFIWATALGIGALGTSDGLLASSSPDVPTAALVVVVLWAMLDRETLPPPARQGRDWTVAALAGIAAAIKLTAIPLLLLAGWLVWRSAPRRRWTALIAFVVLGSVALLPVTLARVLTSGCPFFPSKLLALPVVWRYEMNPWQSSSGIPRSLTTVIRDQARWDWGALAVARYSTGPLNGWLDWHWLPGWPTHEPVAAGLLAGSGLATLVCLARRRTMPASWMWALGTGWLGSAYVLLQAPSLRFGVGYFVVPLALGLAQLSRTFPRWAPLLVWSVGLCLLPFPSQLPLVRPPRLTPVPVVLTEVNGMKLYQPVPRPGIFPRCGDSPLPCGSNIDPTVRLSDPRRGVAAGFIRGPMPRREAF; this is encoded by the coding sequence ATGCTGCTTACCCTTGCCATCTGGATCATCATGATTGTGCTGGCAGGCGTGATTGGGCGGATCTGCCTGTCCGGGGTTGTCTTTTCCAGCACGTCTGAGCCGTTCACAATCAGCCTGTGGTTTGGGGTCGGGGTGTTGTCCAACCTGTGGTTAAGCACGGCCTTCCTGCTCCCACTCACGCCCTGGGTCGCCGCCCTGACCGCTGGCATCCTGCTTCTGGCACTACAGCGGATGCGGCCGGCCCACCCGCTTCTGCCCGAATGGGGGAAGTGGCGTTGGTCGGCGGCGGCCGGACTGCTGTCCTTGGCCCTGCTGGCGGCAGCAGCGGTTGCCGTCGCTCCCGTCATCCTGGTGGACACGGGGATTTACCACTACCCCGCGATGCGCTGGTTGGCCGAGTATGGCGTGGTGAAAGGCACGGCCCTGCTCGATGTGCAACTGGGCTATGCCTCGCCGTGGTTTGCCCTCTTTGCGCCATGTGTTCACGGCGGTCTGAAAACCCGCGCGGCGGGGCTGGCCGGTGGTTTTGCTCTGGCGCTGTGGTTGGTTGGGGCCGGACTGGCCGGGTGGCGGCTGTATCGTGGAACAGGCCGCCCCGGCGACTGGTTTTTCATCTGGGCCACGGCTCTGGGCATTGGCGCGCTGGGCACTTCCGATGGGCTGCTGGCGTCTTCATCGCCGGATGTGCCGACAGCGGCGCTGGTTGTCGTCGTACTGTGGGCGATGCTCGACCGGGAAACCCTGCCGCCGCCCGCCCGCCAGGGCCGGGACTGGACGGTGGCCGCCCTGGCCGGAATAGCCGCTGCCATCAAGCTGACGGCCATCCCCTTGCTGCTGTTGGCCGGCTGGCTGGTGTGGAGGTCAGCCCCCCGCCGCCGGTGGACGGCGCTCATCGCCTTCGTTGTCCTTGGAAGTGTGGCGCTTCTGCCGGTGACGCTGGCGCGGGTGCTGACTTCCGGCTGTCCCTTCTTTCCCTCGAAGCTGCTGGCGCTGCCGGTGGTGTGGCGCTATGAAATGAACCCGTGGCAGTCCTCAAGCGGCATACCCCGGTCACTGACCACCGTGATTCGTGATCAGGCGCGCTGGGACTGGGGAGCTTTGGCTGTGGCGCGCTACAGTACAGGTCCGCTCAACGGCTGGCTGGACTGGCACTGGCTTCCGGGCTGGCCGACGCATGAACCTGTCGCCGCCGGACTGCTGGCCGGAAGCGGACTGGCAACGCTGGTCTGTCTGGCGCGGCGCCGGACGATGCCGGCAAGCTGGATGTGGGCGCTGGGAACCGGATGGCTCGGAAGTGCCTATGTGCTGCTTCAGGCTCCGTCGCTGCGGTTTGGTGTCGGCTACTTCGTCGTCCCGCTGGCATTGGGGCTGGCGCAGCTTTCGAGGACGTTCCCCCGGTGGGCTCCGCTCCTGGTCTGGAGTGTGGGGCTATGCCTGCTCCCGTTTCCTTCGCAGTTGCCGCTGGTGCGTCCGCCGCGTCTGACGCCGGTTCCGGTTGTCCTCACCGAGGTCAACGGCATGAAGCTCTACCAGCCGGTGCCCCGGCCGGGCATCTTTCCGCGCTGTGGCGACAGTCCGCTTCCGTGTGGCTCGAACATTGATCCCACCGTCCGCTTGAGCGATCCCCGGCGCGGCGTTGCGGCCGGTTTCATCCGGGGGCCGATGCCGAGAAGGGAAGCCTTCTGA
- a CDS encoding DUF3299 domain-containing protein, which translates to MLWHRWVPDAPGFFYSVVVEVEVIVMQVKSRVKTLLAVLWLLVVAVSHSGAGTPAPTALRFRDLDGVQVNGREVVFPARAQQLNGKQVEVNGFMVPLGISDGKIRRFILIEVPLACCFGDGPGIEQMIFVTLAPGQELSAASDYPVAVSGTLQVGVQRRESGAVESLYRIVNARARKLV; encoded by the coding sequence ATGCTATGGCATCGGTGGGTGCCTGATGCGCCCGGATTTTTTTACAGCGTTGTTGTCGAGGTTGAAGTCATCGTGATGCAGGTCAAATCACGTGTGAAGACGTTGCTTGCGGTGCTGTGGCTGCTTGTCGTGGCCGTCAGCCACAGCGGGGCCGGAACACCGGCACCGACCGCTTTGCGGTTTCGCGATCTGGATGGGGTGCAGGTCAACGGTCGGGAAGTCGTCTTTCCAGCACGCGCCCAACAGCTCAACGGCAAGCAGGTGGAAGTCAACGGCTTCATGGTGCCGCTTGGCATCAGTGATGGGAAAATCCGCCGGTTCATCCTCATTGAAGTGCCGCTGGCCTGTTGCTTTGGCGATGGGCCGGGCATCGAGCAGATGATTTTCGTGACTCTCGCGCCGGGACAGGAACTCAGCGCCGCCAGTGACTACCCCGTGGCGGTCAGCGGCACACTTCAGGTCGGGGTGCAGCGCCGGGAAAGCGGGGCTGTCGAAAGCCTCTACCGGATTGTCAACGCACGGGCGCGGAAGCTGGTGTGA
- a CDS encoding zinc-ribbon domain-containing protein has product MKVVCTQCRAKFEIQEKNLPDKPFQVNCPKCRFGMMVKPPPKATPTLRGAPKSMQANQDAIMQLVALLTGQTTRSADGSTGALANWQRRQTLLCLADPAQAQQVLDKLDHQTYAPTVCTEAAKAIELMRDSQVDMVLLDPQFDSANQGGIAVLRHVNSLPPKYRRRTYLVLVSPQVKTLDTYMAFLNGVNLTINTTDIETINQILERSIRDFNELYRGYNTAAGLNPF; this is encoded by the coding sequence ATGAAAGTTGTCTGCACGCAGTGTCGCGCCAAGTTTGAGATTCAGGAAAAAAACCTGCCGGACAAGCCGTTTCAGGTGAACTGCCCGAAGTGTCGCTTCGGGATGATGGTCAAACCACCGCCGAAAGCTACTCCCACGTTGCGCGGAGCGCCAAAATCTATGCAAGCCAATCAGGATGCCATCATGCAACTCGTGGCCCTGCTGACCGGGCAAACCACCCGCAGTGCCGATGGCTCGACGGGGGCGCTTGCCAACTGGCAGCGCCGTCAGACACTGCTGTGTCTGGCAGACCCGGCGCAGGCCCAGCAGGTACTCGACAAACTCGACCACCAGACCTACGCCCCGACGGTCTGTACCGAAGCCGCCAAGGCCATTGAGCTGATGCGGGACTCGCAGGTGGACATGGTGCTGCTTGACCCCCAGTTTGACAGCGCGAACCAAGGGGGGATCGCCGTTCTCCGGCACGTCAACTCGCTGCCTCCCAAGTATCGGCGTCGGACATATCTCGTCCTGGTCTCGCCGCAGGTCAAGACGCTGGACACCTACATGGCGTTTCTGAACGGCGTCAACCTCACCATCAACACCACCGACATCGAGACCATCAACCAGATACTGGAGCGCAGTATCCGTGACTTCAACGAGCTGTATCGCGGCTACAACACGGCGGCCGGGCTGAACCCGTTCTAG